In Chelonia mydas isolate rCheMyd1 chromosome 20, rCheMyd1.pri.v2, whole genome shotgun sequence, a single genomic region encodes these proteins:
- the LOC122463408 gene encoding E3 ubiquitin-protein ligase TRIM39-like (The sequence of the model RefSeq protein was modified relative to this genomic sequence to represent the inferred CDS: added 34 bases not found in genome assembly) — MHHVILFLSLAHVTVDPNTANAYLLLSRDQRSVRVGNKRRDVPSNPKRFDTCTCILARQRFTAGMHYWEVEVGDKPCWTLGVCEECVSRQGIFTPSPATGFGTVWLHNGDEYAALTSPLPELMLRVKPRQIGILLDFEAGEVSFYNMTGSWRLCSLL, encoded by the coding sequence ATGCACCATGTGATTCTCTTTCTGTCCCTAGCGCATGTGACTGTGGACCCCAACACAGCCAATGCCTACCTGCTCCTGTCCCGGGATCAGCGGAGCGTGAGGGTGGGCAACAAGAGGCGGGACGTCCCCAGTAACCCCAAGCGGTTTGACACGTGCACCTGCATCCTGGCCCGGCAGCGGTTCACAGCCGGGATGCACTACTGGGAGGTGGAAGTGGGGGACAAGCCATGTTGGACACTGGGGGTCTGTGAGGAGTGTGTGAGCAGGCAGGGAATATTCACGCCCTCACCAGCGACTGGTTTCGGGACGGTGTGGCTGCACAATGGGGATGAGTATGCAGCGCTCACTTCCCCCCTGCCCGAGCTTATGCTGAGAGTGAAGCCTCGGCAGATTGGCATCCTCCTGGACTTTGAGGCCGGAGAGGTGTCCTTCTACAAC